A genome region from Ralstonia solanacearum K60 includes the following:
- a CDS encoding response regulator transcription factor, which yields MQQPAPFLILDDDDVFAQTLARALTRRGFAPQIAHTGGEALSLARQTPFACVTVDLHLAASDRGLTPHGGTDSGLHWIAPLRQALPEARMLVLTGYASIATAVQAVKLGADEYLAKPANVDSILLALQVGVSEAVAEQTMENPAPLSVARLEWEHIQRVLAEHGGNISATARALNMHRRTLQRKLGKRPVAK from the coding sequence ATGCAGCAACCCGCCCCCTTCCTGATCCTCGACGACGACGACGTCTTCGCGCAGACGCTCGCGCGCGCCCTGACCCGCCGCGGCTTCGCGCCGCAGATCGCTCACACCGGCGGCGAGGCGTTGTCGCTGGCACGCCAGACGCCCTTCGCCTGCGTGACGGTCGACCTGCACCTGGCCGCCAGCGACCGGGGCCTGACGCCGCACGGGGGCACCGATTCCGGCCTGCACTGGATCGCCCCGCTGCGCCAGGCGCTGCCCGAGGCGCGCATGCTGGTGCTGACCGGCTACGCCAGCATCGCCACCGCCGTGCAGGCGGTGAAGCTGGGCGCGGACGAATACCTGGCCAAGCCGGCCAATGTCGATTCGATCCTGCTCGCGCTGCAGGTGGGCGTGTCCGAAGCGGTGGCCGAGCAGACCATGGAGAACCCGGCGCCGCTGTCGGTGGCGCGGCTGGAGTGGGAGCACATCCAGCGCGTGCTGGCCGAGCACGGCGGCAACATCTCCGCCACCGCGCGGGCACTGAACATGCACCGGCGCACGCTGCAGCGCAAGCTGGGCAAGCGGCCGGTGGCCAAGTAG
- a CDS encoding ATP-binding protein, with protein sequence MLSTLPLAAPPLDTSSLRRLFWLRWILLATQLILMLLAPLIFGVQLPVAPLLSVMGLHAVFNLLTGWRVRRDRPIRHIEITAQLLVDLTALSALLYFTGGATNPFVSFYLPALAIAAAMLPLAHVVGLTLYALAAYSMMLGNYIPMNLLNQADAVAYHLAGMWIDFVASSAMIAGFTARLSAALREREAELADARERLLREQRIEALVSQGASVAHEMGTPLSTVAVIAGELQHDARQPDSPLVPYREDLRAIEQQLELCRAALARLQRKPNDGTPEPLGLWLPAFTQTWQLRHPDIRLHTESSPVAQAVELDAVSVGQILTILLDNAARSQQQAGRDQVPLLLTARIDASVDTLREAPRQIVLSVVDTGLGLPEDLRTALGRTPVPSRHGGHGIGLYLAATTARRLGGTVELRPNPPQGAIAELRLPVAGPAVQPAAPVIGAPTLFT encoded by the coding sequence ATGCTTTCGACCTTGCCGCTCGCCGCTCCGCCGCTCGATACATCCAGTCTACGCCGCCTGTTCTGGCTGCGATGGATCCTGCTGGCCACGCAGCTGATCCTGATGCTGCTGGCGCCGCTCATCTTCGGCGTGCAGTTGCCGGTGGCGCCGCTGCTGAGCGTGATGGGTCTGCACGCGGTGTTCAACCTGCTGACCGGCTGGCGCGTGCGGCGCGACCGCCCGATACGGCATATCGAGATCACCGCCCAACTGCTGGTGGACCTGACCGCGCTGTCCGCGCTGCTGTACTTCACGGGCGGTGCGACCAACCCCTTCGTGTCGTTCTACCTGCCCGCGTTGGCGATCGCCGCGGCCATGCTGCCGCTCGCGCATGTGGTGGGGCTGACGCTGTACGCGCTGGCGGCCTACAGCATGATGCTGGGCAACTACATCCCGATGAACCTGCTGAACCAGGCGGATGCGGTGGCGTACCACCTCGCCGGCATGTGGATCGATTTTGTCGCCAGCAGTGCCATGATCGCCGGGTTCACCGCGCGGCTGTCGGCGGCGCTGCGCGAGCGCGAAGCCGAGCTCGCCGACGCGCGCGAGCGCTTGCTGCGCGAGCAGCGCATCGAGGCGCTGGTGTCGCAGGGCGCCAGCGTGGCGCACGAGATGGGCACGCCGCTGTCCACCGTGGCCGTCATCGCCGGCGAACTGCAGCATGACGCCCGCCAGCCCGATTCGCCGCTGGTGCCTTACCGCGAAGACCTGCGCGCCATCGAGCAGCAACTGGAGCTGTGCCGCGCCGCGCTGGCCCGCCTGCAGCGCAAGCCGAACGATGGCACGCCCGAGCCGCTCGGCCTGTGGCTGCCGGCCTTCACGCAGACGTGGCAGCTGCGCCATCCGGACATCCGCCTGCATACCGAGAGTTCGCCAGTCGCGCAGGCGGTGGAGCTGGACGCGGTCAGCGTCGGCCAGATCCTCACCATCCTGCTCGACAACGCGGCGCGCAGTCAGCAGCAGGCCGGGCGCGACCAGGTACCGCTGCTGCTGACCGCCAGGATCGATGCCAGCGTGGACACCCTGCGCGAGGCGCCCCGGCAGATCGTGCTGTCCGTGGTCGATACCGGCCTGGGTCTGCCGGAAGACCTGCGTACCGCGCTCGGCCGCACGCCGGTGCCGAGCCGCCACGGCGGCCATGGCATCGGCCTCTACCTGGCGGCGACCACGGCGCGCCGGCTGGGTGGCACCGTCGAACTGCGTCCCAACCCGCCGCAGGGCGCGATCGCAGAACTGCGGCTGCCCGTAGCGGGTCCTGCTGTCCAACCGGCCGCACCCGTCATCGGTGCGCCGACCCTGTTTACCTGA
- a CDS encoding copper chaperone PCu(A)C — protein sequence MLKTHPIPLSLRLAVLTTGVFASAAALAQVTVQDAWVRGTVPGQTATGAFMTLQAADGARLVGVSTPAAAKAEIHEMKMDGNVMRMRAVPTLPLPKGETVQLKPGGYHVMLLDLKQPLAKDTTVPITLKVELADHRIVEQKVDAKVRDLTAGNMPAMHDHGGEHQH from the coding sequence ATGCTGAAGACCCATCCGATCCCCTTGTCACTGCGCCTGGCGGTGCTGACCACCGGCGTATTCGCCAGTGCCGCCGCGCTGGCCCAGGTGACGGTGCAGGACGCCTGGGTGCGCGGCACCGTGCCGGGCCAGACCGCGACGGGCGCGTTCATGACGCTGCAGGCAGCCGACGGCGCCAGGCTGGTGGGCGTGTCCACGCCGGCCGCGGCCAAGGCCGAGATCCACGAGATGAAAATGGACGGCAACGTGATGCGCATGCGCGCCGTGCCGACGCTGCCGTTGCCCAAGGGCGAGACGGTGCAGCTCAAGCCGGGCGGCTATCACGTGATGCTGCTGGACCTGAAGCAGCCGCTGGCCAAGGACACCACCGTGCCCATCACGCTCAAGGTCGAGCTGGCCGATCACCGCATCGTCGAACAGAAGGTCGATGCCAAGGTGCGCGACCTGACAGCCGGCAACATGCCCGCCATGCACGATCACGGCGGCGAACACCAACATTGA
- a CDS encoding anti-sigma factor family protein: MPNRWGLPTCHEAHRMLVSGMDRELSAGERLRLRVHLFACDACTRFSHQMRLLRQAMHRLGHEDDAAGGPR; the protein is encoded by the coding sequence ATGCCGAACCGCTGGGGATTGCCCACCTGCCACGAAGCGCACCGCATGCTGGTGTCCGGGATGGACCGCGAGCTGTCCGCCGGCGAGCGGCTGCGCCTGCGCGTGCACCTGTTCGCGTGCGATGCGTGTACCCGGTTCTCGCACCAGATGCGCTTGCTGCGCCAGGCGATGCACCGGCTGGGCCACGAGGACGATGCCGCGGGAGGTCCGCGCTGA
- a CDS encoding sigma-70 family RNA polymerase sigma factor: MAIAPEQLDALRPHLLRFAQLQLRDPALAEDVVADSLLAVLEHPERFAGNASLKTYVIGILKHKIVDAIRSGRREVRVSLLAGGASDEGDLRADEAVFDTLFAADGHYVTPPSDWGDPDAVLSRREFFDILQMCVDRLPPRVGRVFMMREWLELETDEICQELEITATNAWALLYRARMRLRECLDLHWFGNPPTAA, translated from the coding sequence ATGGCCATCGCACCCGAGCAGCTCGACGCCCTGCGCCCGCACCTGCTGCGCTTCGCGCAACTGCAGCTGCGCGATCCGGCGCTGGCCGAAGACGTGGTCGCCGACAGCCTCCTCGCCGTGCTGGAGCACCCCGAGCGCTTCGCCGGCAACGCCTCGCTCAAGACCTACGTGATCGGCATCCTCAAGCACAAGATCGTCGATGCGATCCGCTCGGGGCGGCGCGAAGTGCGCGTCTCGCTGCTCGCGGGCGGTGCCTCCGACGAGGGCGACCTGCGCGCCGACGAGGCCGTCTTCGATACCCTGTTCGCCGCCGACGGCCACTACGTGACCCCGCCCTCCGACTGGGGCGATCCGGATGCCGTGCTGTCGCGGCGCGAGTTCTTCGACATCCTGCAGATGTGCGTGGACCGCCTGCCGCCGCGCGTCGGCCGCGTCTTCATGATGCGCGAGTGGCTGGAGCTGGAGACGGACGAGATCTGTCAGGAATTGGAGATCACCGCGACCAATGCCTGGGCACTGCTGTACCGCGCCCGCATGCGCCTGCGCGAGTGCCTGGACCTGCACTGGTTCGGCAATCCGCCCACCGCCGCCTAG
- the argB gene encoding acetylglutamate kinase, protein MTASVAAAPDPASLAPELAHIAPALKAEILAQALPYIRKFHGKTIVIKYGGNAMTEEKLKHGFARDVILLKLVGMNPVVVHGGGPQIDDALKKVGKTGTFIQGMRVTDEETMEVVEWVLGGEVQQDIVMLINQYGGQAVGLTGKDGGLIRAKKLQMPDREKPGQFIDIGFVGDIETINPAVVRALQDDAFIPVISPIGFSDDGQAYNINADVVAGKMAEILKAEKLVMMTNIPGVLDKQGNLLTDLSAREIDELFADGTISGGMLPKISSALDAAKSGVHSVHIIDGRIEHSLLLEILTEQAFGTMIRSH, encoded by the coding sequence ATGACCGCTTCTGTTGCCGCCGCCCCCGACCCTGCCAGCCTCGCCCCCGAACTCGCCCATATCGCGCCGGCGCTCAAGGCCGAAATCCTGGCGCAGGCGCTGCCCTATATCCGCAAGTTCCACGGCAAGACCATCGTCATCAAGTACGGCGGCAATGCCATGACGGAAGAGAAGCTCAAGCACGGTTTCGCGCGCGACGTGATCCTGCTCAAGCTGGTCGGCATGAACCCGGTGGTGGTGCACGGCGGCGGCCCGCAGATCGACGATGCGCTCAAGAAGGTCGGCAAGACCGGCACCTTCATCCAGGGCATGCGCGTGACCGATGAAGAGACCATGGAAGTGGTCGAGTGGGTGCTCGGCGGCGAAGTCCAGCAGGACATCGTCATGCTGATCAACCAGTACGGCGGCCAGGCGGTCGGCCTGACCGGCAAGGACGGCGGCCTGATCCGCGCCAAGAAGCTGCAGATGCCGGACCGCGAGAAGCCCGGCCAGTTCATCGACATCGGCTTCGTGGGCGACATCGAGACCATCAACCCGGCCGTGGTCCGCGCGCTGCAGGACGACGCCTTCATTCCCGTCATCTCGCCGATCGGCTTCTCCGACGACGGCCAGGCCTACAACATCAACGCCGACGTGGTGGCCGGCAAGATGGCCGAGATCCTCAAGGCCGAGAAGCTGGTGATGATGACCAACATCCCCGGCGTGCTGGACAAGCAGGGCAACCTGCTGACCGACCTGTCGGCGCGCGAGATCGACGAGCTGTTCGCCGACGGCACCATCTCCGGCGGCATGCTGCCCAAGATCTCGTCCGCGCTGGATGCGGCCAAGAGCGGCGTCCACTCGGTCCACATCATCGACGGACGCATCGAGCACTCGCTGCTGCTGGAAATCCTGACCGAACAGGCGTTCGGCACGATGATCCGCTCGCACTGA
- a CDS encoding HAD-IA family hydrolase, giving the protein MRTAWAARARRAARAVPREVAAPDLPRRQPVWLFDLDNTLHHASHAIFPQISRLMTAYVARVLGTDEGTANRVRIDYWQRYGATILGMVRHHGIDPDDFLAQAHRFDDLRAMVRAERGLAQLLRALPGRKILLTNAPAAYAREVVRLIGLRRAFAREIAVEHMWVHRRLRPKPDPLMLRRLLARERIAPSRAILVEDTLSHLKRYRRLGIGTVWVTGYLRRVAPGAVPPSAADTLHPMQAAALGARANSPQRQPAAPILFANRPGYVSVKVKSVLQLQRRLVRHGRS; this is encoded by the coding sequence ATGCGCACGGCCTGGGCGGCCCGGGCACGCCGTGCCGCGCGCGCCGTGCCGCGCGAGGTGGCGGCGCCCGACCTGCCCCGGCGGCAGCCGGTCTGGCTGTTCGACCTCGACAACACCCTCCATCACGCCTCGCACGCGATCTTCCCGCAGATCAGCCGTCTGATGACGGCCTACGTGGCGCGCGTGCTCGGCACCGACGAGGGCACCGCCAACCGGGTCCGCATCGACTATTGGCAGCGCTATGGCGCGACCATCCTCGGCATGGTGCGCCACCATGGCATCGATCCCGACGACTTCCTCGCCCAGGCCCACCGCTTCGACGACCTGCGCGCCATGGTGCGCGCCGAACGCGGCCTGGCCCAGTTGCTGCGCGCGCTGCCCGGCCGCAAGATCCTGCTGACCAACGCGCCGGCCGCGTACGCGCGCGAGGTGGTGCGCCTCATCGGCCTGAGGCGCGCCTTCGCGCGCGAGATCGCGGTCGAGCACATGTGGGTGCACCGGCGCCTGCGTCCCAAACCCGACCCGCTGATGCTGCGCCGGCTGCTGGCACGCGAGCGCATCGCGCCGTCGCGCGCCATCCTGGTGGAAGACACGCTCTCGCACCTCAAGCGCTACCGGCGCCTGGGCATCGGTACGGTCTGGGTGACCGGCTACCTGCGGCGCGTGGCGCCCGGCGCGGTCCCGCCGTCAGCCGCCGATACGCTGCACCCGATGCAGGCCGCCGCACTCGGCGCGCGTGCAAATTCGCCACAACGGCAACCCGCCGCGCCGATTTTGTTCGCCAACCGGCCCGGCTACGTGAGCGTGAAAGTAAAATCGGTGCTTCAACTACAACGACGGCTTGTCCGCCACGGTCGCAGCTAG
- the slmA gene encoding nucleoid occlusion factor SlmA, whose amino-acid sequence MSNAQTGFPPAELQPQPAAEASAPPARKRPRPGERRVQILQTLASMLEQPRGEKITTAGLAAKLEVSEAALYRHFASKAQMFEGLIEFIEQTVFGLINQITLREEHGLRQAHAITHMLLSFADRNPGMTRVLVGDALVGEDERLPERMAQCMDRIEASLKQSLRVAVTQGAWPADTDIASRANLIVCVVLGRWHRYAKSGFRRSPLEGVDAQLRVLLG is encoded by the coding sequence ATGAGCAACGCGCAGACAGGCTTTCCGCCGGCGGAGCTGCAGCCGCAGCCGGCTGCCGAAGCATCCGCACCGCCCGCCCGCAAGCGCCCGCGCCCCGGCGAGCGCCGCGTGCAGATCCTGCAGACGCTGGCCAGCATGCTGGAGCAACCGCGCGGCGAGAAAATCACCACCGCTGGCCTGGCCGCCAAGCTGGAGGTGTCCGAAGCCGCGCTCTACCGCCACTTCGCCAGCAAGGCCCAGATGTTCGAGGGTCTGATCGAATTCATCGAGCAGACCGTGTTCGGTCTGATCAACCAGATCACACTGCGCGAAGAACACGGCCTGCGCCAGGCCCACGCCATCACCCACATGCTGCTGTCGTTCGCCGACCGGAACCCGGGCATGACGCGCGTCCTGGTGGGCGACGCCCTGGTCGGCGAGGACGAACGCCTGCCCGAGCGCATGGCGCAATGCATGGACCGCATCGAGGCCTCACTCAAGCAGAGCCTGCGCGTAGCGGTCACCCAGGGCGCCTGGCCGGCCGACACCGACATCGCTTCGCGCGCCAACCTGATCGTCTGCGTGGTGCTGGGGCGCTGGCACCGCTATGCCAAGAGCGGGTTCCGCAGGTCGCCGCTGGAAGGGGTGGATGCGCAGTTGCGGGTGTTGCTGGGCTGA
- a CDS encoding PLP-dependent aminotransferase family protein, which translates to MAEHSPAHRASMLVDYLQRRFDRAGPGGEPDHRRLYRVLQEGILRDELQPGTRLPSSRQLAAELGIARNTVIHVYEQLGVEGYVSAGVGSGTFVADTVPDRLDAAPPSSAAPVAPVTEATTPAAPMLSSRGRALVRDAGASSRQWGAFMPGVPEVRMFPARIWSRLHNRLLRKPSPALLTYPVGAGYLPLRTALADYLRTARGVRCEPEQIIITAGIHPSLQLIAQLLCDAADSAWIEDPGYWGVRSVLTAAGVRTVPLPVDDEGMRFEAVGHRKRARPPKLMVVSPSHQYPLGSVMSLARRRQLLATAQATDAWIVEDDYDSEFRYGSRPLPSLQGLDEGGRVLYMGTFSKVLFPSLRIGYLVVPPALAEAFATGLSEMFRGGQILTQAVLAEFIAEGHFVSHIRRMRGVYAERRETLLDAIRDEFGDALPVHDGASGLHLVLGLPPGTNDVAVVEAALSRDVVTRPLSRYYQDDARRQPGLLLGYGHVETEAIGGRFAVLAEAIRTVG; encoded by the coding sequence ATGGCAGAGCATTCCCCCGCCCATCGCGCCAGCATGCTGGTGGACTACCTGCAACGCCGCTTCGATCGTGCCGGCCCCGGCGGCGAGCCCGACCACCGCCGTCTCTACCGCGTGTTGCAGGAAGGCATCCTGCGCGATGAACTGCAGCCCGGCACGCGCCTGCCCTCGTCGCGGCAACTGGCGGCGGAGCTGGGCATTGCACGCAACACGGTCATCCACGTCTACGAGCAGTTGGGCGTGGAAGGCTACGTGTCGGCAGGCGTGGGCAGCGGCACCTTTGTCGCCGATACCGTGCCGGACCGGCTCGATGCCGCACCGCCCTCCAGTGCCGCGCCCGTCGCCCCCGTCACCGAAGCAACGACACCCGCCGCGCCGATGCTGTCCTCGCGCGGCCGGGCGCTCGTACGCGACGCCGGTGCGAGTTCGCGCCAATGGGGCGCCTTCATGCCGGGGGTGCCCGAGGTGCGAATGTTTCCGGCGCGCATCTGGTCGCGGCTGCACAACCGGCTGCTGCGCAAGCCGTCGCCGGCGCTGCTGACCTATCCGGTGGGCGCGGGCTATCTGCCGCTGCGCACGGCGCTGGCCGATTACCTGCGCACCGCGCGCGGCGTGCGCTGCGAGCCGGAGCAGATCATCATCACCGCGGGCATTCACCCGTCGCTGCAGCTGATCGCGCAACTGCTGTGCGACGCCGCCGACAGCGCGTGGATCGAAGACCCCGGCTACTGGGGCGTGCGCAGCGTGCTCACGGCCGCCGGCGTGCGCACCGTGCCCCTGCCGGTGGACGACGAGGGCATGCGCTTCGAAGCCGTCGGGCATCGCAAGCGTGCCAGGCCGCCCAAGCTGATGGTGGTCTCGCCTTCGCACCAGTACCCGCTCGGTTCGGTGATGAGCCTGGCGCGCCGCCGCCAGTTGCTGGCCACGGCGCAGGCCACCGATGCCTGGATCGTCGAGGACGACTACGACAGCGAGTTCCGCTATGGCAGCCGCCCGCTGCCGTCATTGCAGGGGCTGGACGAAGGCGGACGCGTGCTCTACATGGGCACCTTCTCCAAGGTGCTGTTCCCGAGCCTGCGCATCGGCTACCTGGTGGTGCCGCCGGCCCTGGCCGAGGCCTTCGCGACGGGGTTGTCGGAGATGTTCCGCGGCGGGCAGATCCTGACGCAGGCGGTGCTGGCGGAGTTCATCGCCGAGGGGCATTTCGTATCGCACATCCGGCGCATGCGCGGCGTCTATGCCGAGCGGCGCGAAACGCTGCTCGACGCCATCCGCGATGAGTTCGGCGATGCGCTGCCGGTGCATGACGGCGCGTCCGGCCTGCACCTGGTGCTGGGCCTGCCGCCCGGCACCAACGATGTCGCCGTGGTGGAAGCGGCGCTGTCGCGCGATGTCGTCACGCGGCCGCTGTCGCGCTATTACCAGGACGATGCGCGCCGCCAGCCCGGTCTGCTGCTCGGTTACGGCCATGTCGAGACCGAGGCGATCGGGGGGCGGTTTGCGGTGCTGGCCGAGGCGATCCGCACGGTGGGGTGA
- the gabT gene encoding 4-aminobutyrate--2-oxoglutarate transaminase: MNARDPQHNAQWNARRLAATPRGVGVMTDRYAERAENAQFWDVEGRRTIDFAAGIAVVNTGHRHPRLVQAVRAQLDRFTHTAFQIVPYASYVELAERLNTLTPGTHAKKTAFFSTGAEAVENAIKIARAHTGRPGVIALTGAFHGRTFMGMSLTGKVVPYKTGFGPFPGSIYHVPAPIALHGVSTQDALDAIDRLFKADIDPRQVAAIIFEPVQGEGGFYQMPADFVRALRALCDAHGIVMIADEVQTGFARTGKLFAMEHTGVLPDLTTMAKGLAGGLPLSAVTGRAEIMDAPAPGGLGGTYAGNPLAVAAAHAVLDIIADEQLCERAASLGRRLIDALDAAKATQPRIAEVRGVGAMVAVEFNTPDGKPDADFTRAVQQRALEAGLLLLSCGVYGNVIRFLFPLTIDDAVFEEGLAILQRALEG, encoded by the coding sequence ATGAACGCCCGAGACCCCCAGCACAACGCCCAATGGAACGCCCGCCGCCTGGCCGCCACGCCGCGCGGCGTCGGCGTCATGACCGACCGCTACGCGGAGCGCGCCGAGAACGCCCAATTCTGGGACGTGGAGGGCCGGCGCACCATCGACTTCGCGGCCGGCATCGCCGTGGTCAACACGGGGCACCGGCATCCGCGCCTGGTGCAGGCCGTGCGGGCGCAGCTCGACCGCTTCACCCATACCGCCTTCCAGATCGTGCCGTACGCCTCGTATGTCGAACTGGCCGAGCGCCTGAACACGCTCACGCCCGGCACGCACGCCAAGAAGACCGCGTTCTTCAGCACCGGCGCCGAGGCGGTGGAAAACGCCATCAAGATCGCGCGCGCCCACACCGGCCGCCCGGGTGTGATCGCGCTGACGGGCGCATTCCACGGCCGCACCTTCATGGGCATGTCGCTCACGGGCAAGGTGGTGCCGTACAAGACCGGCTTCGGCCCGTTCCCGGGCAGCATCTATCACGTGCCCGCGCCGATCGCGCTGCACGGCGTGAGTACGCAGGATGCGCTCGACGCCATCGACCGCCTGTTCAAGGCCGACATCGATCCGCGCCAGGTCGCGGCCATCATCTTCGAGCCGGTGCAGGGCGAGGGCGGCTTCTACCAGATGCCCGCCGATTTCGTGCGCGCCCTCCGCGCCCTGTGTGATGCGCACGGCATCGTGATGATCGCCGATGAGGTGCAGACCGGTTTTGCCCGCACCGGCAAGCTGTTCGCCATGGAGCACACCGGCGTGCTGCCCGACCTGACCACCATGGCCAAGGGGCTGGCCGGCGGCCTGCCGCTGTCGGCCGTCACCGGCCGCGCCGAGATCATGGACGCGCCGGCCCCCGGTGGCCTGGGCGGCACTTACGCCGGCAACCCGCTGGCCGTGGCGGCCGCGCACGCGGTGCTCGACATCATCGCCGATGAACAGCTGTGCGAGCGCGCCGCCTCGCTGGGCCGGCGCCTGATCGATGCACTCGATGCCGCCAAGGCCACGCAGCCGCGCATCGCCGAAGTGCGCGGCGTGGGCGCGATGGTTGCTGTCGAGTTCAACACGCCCGACGGCAAACCCGACGCCGATTTCACCCGCGCCGTGCAGCAGCGTGCGCTCGAAGCCGGCCTGTTGCTGTTGTCGTGCGGCGTGTACGGCAACGTGATCCGCTTCCTGTTCCCGCTCACCATCGACGACGCGGTGTTCGAAGAGGGCCTTGCCATCCTGCAACGCGCACTGGAGGGCTGA
- a CDS encoding NAD-dependent succinate-semialdehyde dehydrogenase — translation MTRTALPPAPIALNDPALWRTQAFLAGAWADADDGATRDVTDPATGRVIGTVPAMGAAETRRAIDAAQTAQRAWRKVTARERTRILRKLADLMLEHQQDLARILTAEQGKPLPEAAGEIAYAASFIEWFAEEARRVYGDTIPAPQGDRRIVVNKEPIGVTAAITPWNFPIAMMTRKVGPALAAGCSMVVKPALETPYSALAFAELAARAGVPAGLLSIVTGDAQGIGGELTANPIVRKLSFTGSTAIGRLLMRQCADDVKKLSLELGGNAPFIVFDDADLDAAVEGAMVAKYRNAGQTCVCANRFYVQRGIYDAFAARLAEAVRALRVGNGTEPGVQQGPLIHLRAMDKVRAHVDDAVAQGARVLVGGKPHALSAQGGAFFEPTVIVDARPGMLVAHEETFGPLAALIPFDTEDEAVAAANDTEFGLAAYFYTRDLGRAWRVSEALESGMVGVNTGLISTAEAPFGGVKQSGLGREGSKYGIDEYLEIKYVCMAGLG, via the coding sequence ATGACCCGCACCGCTCTGCCACCCGCACCGATCGCGCTGAACGACCCGGCGCTGTGGCGCACGCAAGCCTTCCTGGCCGGCGCCTGGGCCGACGCCGATGACGGCGCCACCCGCGACGTGACCGACCCCGCCACCGGCCGCGTGATCGGCACGGTGCCCGCGATGGGCGCCGCGGAGACGCGCCGCGCCATCGACGCCGCGCAGACCGCGCAGCGCGCCTGGCGCAAGGTGACGGCACGCGAGCGCACCCGGATCCTGCGCAAGCTGGCCGACCTGATGCTGGAGCACCAGCAGGACCTCGCCCGCATCCTGACCGCCGAGCAGGGCAAGCCGCTGCCCGAGGCCGCCGGCGAGATCGCCTACGCCGCCTCGTTCATCGAATGGTTCGCCGAGGAAGCCCGCCGCGTCTACGGCGACACCATTCCCGCACCGCAGGGCGACCGCCGCATCGTCGTCAACAAAGAGCCGATCGGGGTGACAGCGGCGATCACGCCGTGGAACTTCCCCATCGCCATGATGACCCGCAAGGTCGGCCCGGCGCTGGCGGCCGGCTGCTCGATGGTGGTCAAGCCCGCGCTGGAGACGCCGTACTCCGCGCTGGCATTCGCTGAACTGGCCGCGCGCGCGGGCGTGCCGGCCGGGCTGCTGTCCATCGTCACCGGCGACGCGCAGGGCATCGGCGGCGAGCTGACCGCCAACCCCATCGTGCGCAAGCTGAGCTTCACCGGCTCCACGGCCATCGGCCGCCTGCTGATGCGCCAGTGCGCCGACGACGTGAAGAAGCTGTCGCTGGAGCTGGGCGGCAATGCCCCCTTCATCGTGTTCGACGATGCCGACCTCGATGCCGCCGTGGAAGGCGCGATGGTGGCCAAGTACCGCAACGCCGGCCAGACCTGCGTGTGCGCCAACCGCTTCTACGTGCAGCGCGGCATCTACGACGCCTTCGCCGCCAGGCTGGCCGAGGCCGTGCGCGCGCTGCGGGTGGGCAACGGCACCGAGCCGGGCGTGCAGCAGGGCCCGCTGATCCACCTGCGTGCAATGGACAAGGTGCGCGCCCACGTGGACGACGCCGTCGCGCAGGGCGCCCGCGTGCTCGTCGGCGGCAAGCCGCATGCGCTGTCGGCCCAGGGCGGGGCGTTCTTCGAGCCGACCGTCATCGTCGATGCCAGACCCGGCATGCTGGTCGCGCACGAAGAGACCTTCGGCCCGCTGGCCGCGCTGATCCCGTTCGACACGGAAGACGAAGCCGTGGCCGCGGCCAACGACACCGAGTTCGGCCTGGCTGCGTATTTCTACACGCGCGACCTGGGCCGCGCCTGGCGCGTGTCGGAGGCGCTGGAGAGCGGCATGGTCGGCGTCAACACCGGGCTGATCTCGACGGCCGAAGCGCCGTTCGGCGGCGTCAAGCAATCGGGCCTGGGCCGCGAAGGCTCCAAGTACGGCATCGACGAGTACCTGGAGATCAAGTACGTCTGCATGGCGGGGCTCGGCTGA